One Bombus pyrosoma isolate SC7728 linkage group LG9, ASM1482585v1, whole genome shotgun sequence genomic window carries:
- the LOC122571184 gene encoding kinesin light chain isoform X6, which yields MTAMTQEEIMAGARIVSQGLEALRVEHGGLLQALQTQDAPVARDKASLLSKNIEMIELGLGEAQVMMALANHLQMVEAEKQKLRTQVRRLCQENAWLRDELAGTQQKLQASQQALVQLEEQKKHLDFMESMKQYDPDPSADDENAKDRPPDDPVVDLFPDDDADDRNSKSILPTPPSQFAQQVNAGYEIPARLRTLHNLVIQYASQGRYEVAVPLCKQALEDLEKTSGHDHPDVATMLNILALVYRDQNKYKEAANLLNDALAIREKTLGENHPAVAATLNNLAVLYGKRGKYKEAEPLCKRALDIREKVLGRDHPDVAKQLNNLALLCQNQGKYEEVERYYLRALEIYEGKLGPDDPNVAKTKNNLASCYLKQGKYKDAEVLYKQVLTRAHEKEFGAIAGDNKPIWQVAEEREENKHRNKENAPYGEYGGWHKAAKVDSPTVTTTLKNLGALYRRQGKYEAAETLEDCALRSRKEQTLEFVKQGKVAQILGEEKGSTRRGSRSSLANSEHEQHDEGSLPLVQRALHEGQSGHNDASPNKPGFKNKIFQAFGIHSSTNGSITFVRSKGIPHKRAIRETITPG from the exons ATGACGGCCATGACGCAGGAAGAAATTATGGCTGGTGCCAGAATTGTATCCCAGGGTCTGGAAGCCCTCCGTGTCGAACATGGGGGCCTTCTACAAGCCCTACAGACCCAGGATGCACCAGTCGCGAGAGACAAAGCTAGCTTGCTATCGAAGAACATTGAGATGATAGAGTTGGGCCTTGGTGAAGCACAGGTCATGATGGCACTTGCAAATCATTTACAAATGGTAGAGGCTGAGAAACAAAAGCTTAGAACGCAAGTGAGAAGGTTGTGCCAAGAGAATGCCTGGTTAAGGGATGAATTGGCTGGAACGCAACAGAAGTTGCAAGCCAGTCAGCAAGCA CTAGTCCAATTGGAAGAACAGAAGAAACATCTAGATTTTATGGAAAGCATGAAGCAATATGATCCTGATCCTTCTGCGGATgatgaaaatgcaaaagacCGGCCACCAGATGATCCTGTGGTTGATCTATTCCCCGATGATGATGCGGACGACCGAAATAGTAAGT CGATATTACCGACACCGCCTTCGCAATTTGCACAACAAGTGAACGCTGGATACGAGATACCCGCGCGCTTGCGTACACTGCACAATTTGGTTATACAGTACGCCAGCCAAGGCCGTTACGAGGTGGCCGTTCCTCTCTGTAAACAAGCGCTGGAAGATCTGGAAAAGACTTCTGGTCACGATCATCCTGACGTCGCTACGATGTTGAATATCCTTGCTTTAGTATATAGggatcaaaataaatataaagaagcaGCGAACTTGCTGAACGATGCCTTGGCTATTCGTGAAAAGACGCTCGGTGAAAATCACCCTGCAGTCGCTGCCACGTTGAACAACTTGGCCGTTTTATATGGAAAACGAGGCAAATACAAGGAGGCTGAGCCGTTGTGCAAACGTGCTCTTGATATCCGAGAAAAGGTTCTCGGTCGTGATCATCCTGATGTCGCGAAGCAGCTGAATAACCTCGCCTTGCTTTGCCAGAATCAGGGTAAATACGAAGAAGTGGAGCGCTATTACTTGCGAGCGCTGGAGATCTACGAAGGCAAACTTGGACCGGACGATCCTAATGTcgcgaaaacgaaaaataatttggcATCGTGTTACTTGAAGCAAGGAAAGTACAAGGATGCGGAAGTTTTGTACAAACAAGTATTGACTAGAGCACACGAGAAAGAGTTTGGTGCTATTGCTGGTGATAACAAACCAATCTGGCAG gTTGctgaagaaagagaggagaataaacatagaaataaagagaatgCTCCGTATGGAGAATATGGAGGTTGGCACAAAGCTGCTAAAGTGGACTCACCTACAGTCACGACTACTCTAAAGAATCTTGGTGCGTTGTATCGAAGACAAGGAAAATATGAAGCGGCCGAAACTCTAGAAGATTGCGCTCTTAGGTCACGAAAAGAG CAGACATTGGAGTTCGTGAAGCAAGGGAAAGTCGCGCAAATTTTAGGGGAAGAAAAAGGGTCGACGAGACGCGGTTCGCGATCCAGTTTAGCCAACAGTGAACACGAGCAACACGACGAG GGCTCGCTGCCGCTGGTACAAAGGGCGCTACATGAAGGACAGTCTGGCCACAACGACGCTAGTCCTAACAAACCGGGTTTTAAAAACAAGATCTTCCAAGCTTTCGGGATTCACTCTTCCAC GAACGGAAGTATTACGTTCGTGCGCAGTAAAGGGATACCACATAAGAGAGCTATACGCGAAACGATAACGCCAGGATGA
- the LOC122571184 gene encoding kinesin light chain isoform X5 — MGKKIENIGRMTAMTQEEIMAGARIVSQGLEALRVEHGGLLQALQTQDAPVARDKASLLSKNIEMIELGLGEAQVMMALANHLQMVEAEKQKLRTQVRRLCQENAWLRDELAGTQQKLQASQQALVQLEEQKKHLDFMESMKQYDPDPSADDENAKDRPPDDPVVDLFPDDDADDRNSKSILPTPPSQFAQQVNAGYEIPARLRTLHNLVIQYASQGRYEVAVPLCKQALEDLEKTSGHDHPDVATMLNILALVYRDQNKYKEAANLLNDALAIREKTLGENHPAVAATLNNLAVLYGKRGKYKEAEPLCKRALDIREKVLGRDHPDVAKQLNNLALLCQNQGKYEEVERYYLRALEIYEGKLGPDDPNVAKTKNNLASCYLKQGKYKDAEVLYKQVLTRAHEKEFGAIAGDNKPIWQVAEEREENKHRNKENAPYGEYGGWHKAAKVDSPTVTTTLKNLGALYRRQGKYEAAETLEDCALRSRKEQTLEFVKQGKVAQILGEEKGSTRRGSRSSLANSEHEQHDEGSLPLVQRALHEGQSGHNDASPNKPGFKNKIFQAFGIHSSTNGSITFVRSKGIPHKRAIRETITPG, encoded by the exons ATGGG caaaaaaatagaaaatattggtAGAATGACGGCCATGACGCAGGAAGAAATTATGGCTGGTGCCAGAATTGTATCCCAGGGTCTGGAAGCCCTCCGTGTCGAACATGGGGGCCTTCTACAAGCCCTACAGACCCAGGATGCACCAGTCGCGAGAGACAAAGCTAGCTTGCTATCGAAGAACATTGAGATGATAGAGTTGGGCCTTGGTGAAGCACAGGTCATGATGGCACTTGCAAATCATTTACAAATGGTAGAGGCTGAGAAACAAAAGCTTAGAACGCAAGTGAGAAGGTTGTGCCAAGAGAATGCCTGGTTAAGGGATGAATTGGCTGGAACGCAACAGAAGTTGCAAGCCAGTCAGCAAGCA CTAGTCCAATTGGAAGAACAGAAGAAACATCTAGATTTTATGGAAAGCATGAAGCAATATGATCCTGATCCTTCTGCGGATgatgaaaatgcaaaagacCGGCCACCAGATGATCCTGTGGTTGATCTATTCCCCGATGATGATGCGGACGACCGAAATAGTAAGT CGATATTACCGACACCGCCTTCGCAATTTGCACAACAAGTGAACGCTGGATACGAGATACCCGCGCGCTTGCGTACACTGCACAATTTGGTTATACAGTACGCCAGCCAAGGCCGTTACGAGGTGGCCGTTCCTCTCTGTAAACAAGCGCTGGAAGATCTGGAAAAGACTTCTGGTCACGATCATCCTGACGTCGCTACGATGTTGAATATCCTTGCTTTAGTATATAGggatcaaaataaatataaagaagcaGCGAACTTGCTGAACGATGCCTTGGCTATTCGTGAAAAGACGCTCGGTGAAAATCACCCTGCAGTCGCTGCCACGTTGAACAACTTGGCCGTTTTATATGGAAAACGAGGCAAATACAAGGAGGCTGAGCCGTTGTGCAAACGTGCTCTTGATATCCGAGAAAAGGTTCTCGGTCGTGATCATCCTGATGTCGCGAAGCAGCTGAATAACCTCGCCTTGCTTTGCCAGAATCAGGGTAAATACGAAGAAGTGGAGCGCTATTACTTGCGAGCGCTGGAGATCTACGAAGGCAAACTTGGACCGGACGATCCTAATGTcgcgaaaacgaaaaataatttggcATCGTGTTACTTGAAGCAAGGAAAGTACAAGGATGCGGAAGTTTTGTACAAACAAGTATTGACTAGAGCACACGAGAAAGAGTTTGGTGCTATTGCTGGTGATAACAAACCAATCTGGCAG gTTGctgaagaaagagaggagaataaacatagaaataaagagaatgCTCCGTATGGAGAATATGGAGGTTGGCACAAAGCTGCTAAAGTGGACTCACCTACAGTCACGACTACTCTAAAGAATCTTGGTGCGTTGTATCGAAGACAAGGAAAATATGAAGCGGCCGAAACTCTAGAAGATTGCGCTCTTAGGTCACGAAAAGAG CAGACATTGGAGTTCGTGAAGCAAGGGAAAGTCGCGCAAATTTTAGGGGAAGAAAAAGGGTCGACGAGACGCGGTTCGCGATCCAGTTTAGCCAACAGTGAACACGAGCAACACGACGAG GGCTCGCTGCCGCTGGTACAAAGGGCGCTACATGAAGGACAGTCTGGCCACAACGACGCTAGTCCTAACAAACCGGGTTTTAAAAACAAGATCTTCCAAGCTTTCGGGATTCACTCTTCCAC GAACGGAAGTATTACGTTCGTGCGCAGTAAAGGGATACCACATAAGAGAGCTATACGCGAAACGATAACGCCAGGATGA